The sequence below is a genomic window from Leptospira dzoumogneensis.
GTCCGGTTGGAATTCCTTCAATCTCTGGATGAAAGTAGGGCCGTCCATCACAGGCATCATAAGATCCACTATATAAAAGGAATATTTATTCGACTTTGCCATCTCCAACGCTTCCTCTCCATTGGAAGCGGACTGGTATTGTATCCCGAACTCATCGCAAAGAGCTTCGAGCATTAGAGTATTTTCCAACTTGTCCTCTACTAGAAGTATTGGATCTCGGACTACACTCTTTCTCTCTTGTTTATTTTTGATTACGGAACTTATAGAGTTAGTCATGGATTTGGTCCGCCAATTCTTCTAATACTAGTTTTAATTCGTCCAAGGAGATAGGCTGGGAAAGAACGAAGTCAAAATTCTCCTTAGAATATTTCTTTTCGAAATCTTGGGTTTCTTCCGGAAGAATAAATACTGTTTTCCAAATTTCCGATATTCTATCTTTTAAGATAGAATTAGAATCCTGGAATAGGACGATCTTCTTATCCTTTCGAAATTCCTTTAATAAAGGCTGATTTTGTTTTTTAAAAAAGTGAGTGAGTAGTTCCGCATTTTTCTGGTTGGATAATTCCAATTGGATAAAACAGAAATTTTTTAATTTATCCGGATAAGCTCCTGCAAAGTTTTTCCTGGGTTTGAATTGTTTAGGAGTTTGTTCCAGAATAGGAAGATTCAGGTAGAAAGTAGTTCCGATCCCTTGTTGGCTTTTGACACGGATACTTCCCCCGTGAGCTTCTACCAGTTTTTGGACTATAGAAAGTCCAAGGCCTGTACCTTCCGTGTCCCTTGACCTGGAGTTTCTGACCTGATAGAATGCGTCGAAAATTTTTTTCTGTTCCGAATCGGGAATGCCGATCCCTGTATCTGTGATCTCTATGATCCAATCTTTTCCTTCTCTTTTGATGGAAAGATAGATAGAACCCTGTTCTGAAGTGAATTTTACCGCGTTCCCGACTAAATTCAAAAAGATCTGTCGAATTCTCTTTGGATCTCCCCAGATCATTGAGATTAGTTCTTCCGGATCGTCCCAAACTAAATGTATATGTTTTCTTATAAGTTCCGGTTCTAAAAATTCTACTACTTGCTCCAGCTCCTTTCTGAGATCCATTTCAGAAAAATAGAAGGAAGATTTTCCCGCATTCAGTTTGGAAAGTTCCAGAATATCATTAATTAAACCTAATAGATGTAATCCTGATTTATGGATCAGATCTAAATACCTTTTATCATTAGAAGTTTCGTCTTCTATCTTGATCAGTTTGGAAAGGCCTATGATCGCATTCAGAGGTGTACGGAGCTCGTGGCTCATATTTGCAAGAAAATCGCTTTTAGCAGTGCTTGCAGCCTCTGCCTTTTCTTTCTGAACGGAAAGTTCCTTGGTCCTTTTGATTACCGTTTCTTCCAGATTTTCTTTATGGATCTTTAGTTCTTCTAAGATGGACATTCTTTCCAAATAAAACCCGAGAAGATCTACGAATGTTCTAAAAGTAAATTGTTCCTCCGGACTTGATTCACGTTGAAAAAATTCCATCCCCAAAAATCCGAACCAATCTCCGGACATTCGGATCGGAAATAGAAAAAACGTGTCCGACCTTCTTCCTTGGTAGAATGATTTTTCAGAATCTATTAGATCGGAAGCTTTGAACTCGATTATATCATTTCTGAGTAGATACGGTTTCCATCTGGAGAATTTAGTGGAAAGAGAAATTTCGGGATGAGTTTCTGCAAGAGTAGCGCTGGAATAGGGGCTTTTGATCTCTGCCTGTAATGCTAATACATCAGGGTTTGCGGTTCTTTTATACAGATAGATCCTTTCCGCTTCTACCAATACCAAAAAATGTTCGATCGCTCTTTCTATCGTAAAACTTTCGTGGGTAGTATTTAATAAGATCTGAGAAGCTGCAGTAAGCCCCATTTCGGATCTAAGTCTTTTTGCGGTAAGTTCCTCTCGGATGATCTTTTCGCTGATATCTCTTTGGATAGATAATAAATTCGTAATATTTCCATCCTGATCCTTAACCGGAGAGACTTTCCATTCGGAATGGTATTTGGTTCCGTCTTTTTTATAATTGATCGTGGAAGAAGAGTAAGAGTCGCCGCGCAATAGGCAGTTTTTAAGATTTTGTAATATTCTTCTGTCGGTTTCTTTTCCGAATAAAATTTTAGGGGAGCCGCCGATCAACTCTTCGGCACTATATCCGGTCAGGTCACAGAATGCAGGATTTACAAAAACAATAGAAGGTCCGTTCTCATTCAGAACAGCGTCTGTAACAAGAATTGCGTCTGAAGTTTGGGAAACGATAATTTGAAAAAGTCCGGTTTCTGTGTCAAACCGCAGATCTTCTCCGACCATATAGGCCAGAAAATTTAAGCGAAAATAAACTTAATTCAACCATTTTAGCGGAAAATTCCACAAAAATGACTTATTCTGCTGTAAATTACTCAAATCTGTAAGATCCGAGACATAACCGGATGTCGAAGTGACTACATTAAAAGATTCGCAGGTAATTTAAAGCTCATGGAATCCTCCCTCGAACCGGGGAAAAGATCCAAAACCGCTTTAGGGTAGAATTGTATAAGTTTAGAAATGATCTCGTCCACAAGTATTTGAGGAGTAGACGCTCCCGCAGTGATACCCAGGATCTTGATCCCAGAGTCTGCTATATAATCTTTATTTAATTCTTCAAGAGAGCTTACTTTGAAAGAGGAAGGTTTGGATTTTTGGGCCAATTGTAGAAGCCTAAGTGAATTAGAACTATTATCCGCTCCGATCACCATCATCGCATCAATTGCATCCATCATGGAAGAAACCGCTTCTTGCCTTTCCGTAGTTGCGTAACAGATATCATCCTTGGCTGGATGTTCTACGCTTGGGAATAATTCCGCAATCTTTTCCACCACTAGTTTGGTGTCCGCCACGGACAAGGTGGTTTGCATAAGATAGGTAATCGGTTTGTTTATATCCAATCTTCCGGCCAATTTTTGGACATCTTCAGGTGATTCTACAAGGAACATCTGGGCTTCTCCCATGGTTCCGATCGCTTCGTCATGTCCTTGGTGGCCTATATAGATGATTTGATGAGAATCTTTATACCTGCGTGCTTTTCTGTGAACTCTGGTTACCAGAGGGCAGGTTGCATCTCCGATCTTCATTCCTCTACGTTTTGCTTCTTCTACCACTTCAGGAGAAACTCCATGAGCAGAGAATACAACTGTGGAACCGTCGGGAGCTTCGCCCAGTTCGTTAATGAATTTGATGCCTCTTTTTTTCATATCTTCCACGACTCTTCGGTTGTGGACGATCTCCTTGCGGACATAGATCTGTTCCTCTGAATTGGATTGGACCTGTTCCACATAGGAAATTGCGTATTTGACTCCGGCACAGAAACCGCGGGGATTCGCTAGATAAATTTTTTCGAGCATCTGCTTTCAGACTCTGGCGCCTCCCGAAAGAGGCAAGCATTTTCGCGTCCAGAATCCGCGCCAGAGATGCGAAAGCGACATATATACTTATAATAGGAAGGGATCTTTTATCTATTTTTGGGAGAAAAAAGTATCTCTTCCAATTTCAGGATCTTCCCGATTTTCAAGGGGAAGAGGTCAAGGAAGACCTCTAGGAAAATCAAATTCTCTCTTAGGAGAGATTCGGATTCAAGGAGGAACCGAA
It includes:
- the ispH gene encoding 4-hydroxy-3-methylbut-2-enyl diphosphate reductase, with product MLEKIYLANPRGFCAGVKYAISYVEQVQSNSEEQIYVRKEIVHNRRVVEDMKKRGIKFINELGEAPDGSTVVFSAHGVSPEVVEEAKRRGMKIGDATCPLVTRVHRKARRYKDSHQIIYIGHQGHDEAIGTMGEAQMFLVESPEDVQKLAGRLDINKPITYLMQTTLSVADTKLVVEKIAELFPSVEHPAKDDICYATTERQEAVSSMMDAIDAMMVIGADNSSNSLRLLQLAQKSKPSSFKVSSLEELNKDYIADSGIKILGITAGASTPQILVDEIISKLIQFYPKAVLDLFPGSREDSMSFKLPANLLM
- a CDS encoding PAS domain-containing sensor histidine kinase, whose amino-acid sequence is MVGEDLRFDTETGLFQIIVSQTSDAILVTDAVLNENGPSIVFVNPAFCDLTGYSAEELIGGSPKILFGKETDRRILQNLKNCLLRGDSYSSSTINYKKDGTKYHSEWKVSPVKDQDGNITNLLSIQRDISEKIIREELTAKRLRSEMGLTAASQILLNTTHESFTIERAIEHFLVLVEAERIYLYKRTANPDVLALQAEIKSPYSSATLAETHPEISLSTKFSRWKPYLLRNDIIEFKASDLIDSEKSFYQGRRSDTFFLFPIRMSGDWFGFLGMEFFQRESSPEEQFTFRTFVDLLGFYLERMSILEELKIHKENLEETVIKRTKELSVQKEKAEAASTAKSDFLANMSHELRTPLNAIIGLSKLIKIEDETSNDKRYLDLIHKSGLHLLGLINDILELSKLNAGKSSFYFSEMDLRKELEQVVEFLEPELIRKHIHLVWDDPEELISMIWGDPKRIRQIFLNLVGNAVKFTSEQGSIYLSIKREGKDWIIEITDTGIGIPDSEQKKIFDAFYQVRNSRSRDTEGTGLGLSIVQKLVEAHGGSIRVKSQQGIGTTFYLNLPILEQTPKQFKPRKNFAGAYPDKLKNFCFIQLELSNQKNAELLTHFFKKQNQPLLKEFRKDKKIVLFQDSNSILKDRISEIWKTVFILPEETQDFEKKYSKENFDFVLSQPISLDELKLVLEELADQIHD